The Streptomyces luteogriseus genome includes a window with the following:
- a CDS encoding DUF3830 family protein, giving the protein MADRYIEVSLVKRDVTCTARLLDDRAPITCAAVWDSLPLAGDVYHAKYARNEIYALFPPFAPSEPPLENPTITPIPGDLCYFTFAGAELGTKAYGYDREVRAGTTLVDLALFYERNNLLLNGDVGWVPGIVWGQVVDGLETMAEACNDLWRSGAAGESLSFRRV; this is encoded by the coding sequence ATGGCTGATCGCTACATCGAAGTCTCGCTGGTCAAGCGCGACGTGACCTGCACGGCCAGGCTGCTGGACGACCGCGCGCCCATCACCTGCGCGGCCGTCTGGGATTCCCTTCCACTGGCCGGCGACGTCTACCACGCGAAGTACGCACGCAATGAGATCTACGCCCTTTTCCCACCCTTCGCCCCATCCGAGCCACCCCTGGAAAACCCGACCATCACTCCCATTCCCGGCGACCTGTGCTATTTCACCTTCGCCGGGGCGGAGTTGGGGACCAAGGCCTACGGCTACGACCGCGAGGTCCGGGCCGGGACCACGCTCGTCGACCTCGCCCTGTTCTACGAGCGCAACAACCTGCTGCTGAACGGCGATGTCGGCTGGGTCCCCGGCATCGTCTGGGGCCAGGTCGTCGACGGCCTGGAGACCATGGCCGAGGCGTGCAACGACCTGTGGAGGTCGGGAGCGGCGGGGGAGTCGCTCAGCTTCCGGCGGGTGTAG